From the Streptomyces pluripotens genome, one window contains:
- a CDS encoding bifunctional GNAT family N-acetyltransferase/acetate--CoA ligase family protein produces MQTPADRQDRHEYPAHWEADVVLRDGGTARVRPITVDDADRLVSFYEQVSDESKYYRFFAPYPRLSAKDVHRFTHHDFVDRVGLAATVGGEFIATVRYDRIGADGMPASAPAAEAEVAFLVQDAHQGRGVASALLEHIAAVARERGIRRFAAEVLPANTKMIKVFTDAGYTQKRSFEDGVVRLEFDLEPTDRSLAVQRAREQRAEARSVRRLLAPGSVAVVGVGRAPGGVGRSILGNIRDAGYPGRLHAVNKAFPEQTKDVDGVPAYRSVRDIGEGVDLAVVAVPAEQVPAVVAECGEHGVQGLVVLSAGYAESGPEGRERQRALVRHARAYGMRLIGPNAFGIINTAPDVRLNASLAPQMPRPGRIGLFAQSGAIGIALLSRLHRRGGGVTGVTGVSTFVSAGNRADVSGNDVLQYWYDDPDTDVVLMYLESIGNPRKFTRLARRTAAAKPLVVVQGTGTAPQGHAVRATRLPHETVSALLRQAGVLRVDTITELVDAGLLLARQPLPAGPRVTILGNSESLGVLTYDRCIAEGLRPSRPVDLTTAATAEDFHQSLSAALADDTCDSVVVTAIPAIGEGSPGDAELAEALRSAAAAAPGKPVLVVHVELGGLAQALSAAASTAPQAADRPPTAGTTSTTGATEGDAAAAALRDPVPEDARLIPAYPAAERAVRALSEAVRYAQWRREAVDPGKVPEYDDIDEKGAARLIGDLLARGKGLTIPAAETCELLGMYGVQVRRAFPAPTPDTAAEAARSLGYPVALKATAPHLRHRADLGGVRLDLADEEQLRRAYAELIELFGNPEALRLVVQGMAPRGVDTVVRAVIDPAAGAVLSFGLAGAASQLLGDMAHRLIPVTDREATSLVRSTRTAPLLFGWRGSTPVDTPALEELLLRVSRLVDDHPEVVAVTLEPVVVAPHGASVLGAAVRLAPPPARDDLGPRTLPAY; encoded by the coding sequence ATGCAGACCCCGGCGGACCGGCAGGACCGGCACGAGTACCCCGCCCACTGGGAGGCGGACGTAGTGCTGCGCGACGGGGGTACCGCGCGCGTCCGGCCCATCACCGTTGACGACGCCGACCGCCTGGTCAGCTTCTACGAGCAAGTCTCGGACGAGTCGAAGTACTACCGCTTCTTCGCGCCCTACCCTCGGCTGTCCGCCAAGGACGTCCACCGCTTCACGCACCACGACTTCGTGGACCGGGTGGGACTCGCGGCCACCGTCGGCGGCGAGTTCATCGCCACCGTGCGCTACGACCGCATCGGCGCCGACGGCATGCCCGCCTCCGCACCGGCGGCCGAGGCCGAGGTCGCCTTTCTGGTGCAGGACGCCCACCAGGGCCGAGGCGTCGCCTCCGCCCTGCTGGAGCACATCGCGGCCGTCGCACGCGAGCGTGGCATCCGTCGCTTCGCCGCCGAGGTGCTGCCGGCCAACACCAAAATGATCAAGGTGTTCACGGATGCCGGCTACACCCAGAAGCGCAGCTTCGAGGACGGAGTCGTACGCCTGGAGTTCGACCTTGAACCCACCGACCGCTCCCTCGCCGTACAGCGCGCGCGGGAGCAGCGTGCCGAGGCGCGCTCGGTACGGCGGCTCCTGGCGCCCGGCTCCGTGGCGGTGGTCGGTGTCGGCCGCGCCCCCGGCGGAGTGGGCCGTAGCATCCTCGGTAACATCCGGGACGCCGGCTATCCGGGCCGCCTGCACGCCGTGAACAAGGCCTTCCCCGAGCAGACCAAGGACGTCGACGGGGTGCCCGCGTACCGCTCGGTGCGGGATATCGGGGAAGGCGTGGACCTCGCCGTCGTCGCGGTACCGGCCGAGCAGGTGCCCGCTGTGGTGGCCGAGTGCGGGGAGCACGGCGTCCAGGGGCTCGTCGTGCTCTCCGCCGGGTACGCCGAGAGCGGGCCCGAGGGGCGCGAGCGGCAGCGGGCCCTCGTCCGGCACGCACGTGCGTACGGGATGCGGCTCATCGGTCCGAACGCCTTCGGGATCATCAACACCGCCCCGGACGTCCGGCTGAACGCCTCCCTCGCCCCGCAGATGCCCCGTCCGGGCCGCATCGGTCTGTTCGCCCAGTCCGGCGCCATCGGCATCGCCCTGCTGTCCCGGCTGCACCGGCGTGGGGGAGGGGTGACCGGCGTCACCGGCGTGTCCACCTTCGTGTCCGCCGGCAACCGCGCCGACGTCTCCGGCAACGACGTCCTGCAGTACTGGTACGACGACCCCGACACCGACGTCGTCCTGATGTACCTGGAGTCCATCGGGAACCCCCGCAAGTTCACCCGCCTCGCCCGTCGGACGGCGGCGGCGAAGCCGCTGGTCGTCGTGCAGGGCACGGGGACCGCACCGCAGGGGCACGCTGTTCGGGCCACCCGGCTACCGCACGAGACCGTCTCCGCGCTGCTGCGGCAGGCCGGTGTGCTGAGGGTGGACACGATCACCGAACTGGTCGACGCGGGCCTGCTGCTCGCCCGACAGCCGCTGCCCGCCGGACCGCGCGTGACGATACTCGGCAACTCCGAATCGCTGGGCGTGCTGACGTACGACCGCTGCATCGCCGAGGGACTCAGGCCGTCGCGCCCGGTGGACCTGACGACCGCGGCCACGGCGGAGGACTTCCACCAGTCGCTGTCCGCTGCGCTGGCCGACGACACCTGCGACTCGGTCGTGGTGACGGCGATCCCCGCCATCGGGGAGGGATCACCGGGGGACGCGGAGCTGGCGGAGGCGCTCCGGTCCGCTGCGGCGGCGGCGCCGGGCAAACCGGTGCTGGTCGTCCACGTGGAGCTCGGGGGCCTTGCGCAGGCGTTGTCGGCCGCGGCGAGCACGGCACCGCAGGCTGCTGACCGGCCACCCACTGCGGGTACCACCAGTACCACCGGAGCCACTGAGGGGGACGCCGCGGCAGCCGCCCTGCGGGACCCGGTCCCCGAAGACGCCCGGCTCATCCCCGCCTATCCCGCGGCCGAGCGTGCCGTCAGGGCGCTGTCCGAGGCCGTCAGGTACGCCCAGTGGCGGCGGGAGGCGGTCGATCCCGGGAAGGTGCCGGAGTACGACGACATCGACGAAAAGGGAGCCGCCCGGCTGATCGGTGACCTGCTCGCGCGTGGGAAGGGACTGACGATCCCTGCCGCGGAGACCTGCGAACTACTCGGGATGTACGGCGTTCAGGTGCGCCGGGCGTTCCCGGCACCCACTCCGGACACTGCCGCGGAGGCCGCTCGCTCCCTCGGCTACCCGGTGGCCCTCAAGGCGACCGCTCCGCACCTCAGGCACCGAGCAGACCTGGGCGGTGTCCGTCTCGACCTGGCGGATGAGGAGCAACTACGACGGGCGTACGCGGAGTTGATCGAGCTGTTCGGGAATCCGGAGGCGCTCAGGCTCGTGGTGCAGGGCATGGCGCCCCGGGGCGTCGACACCGTCGTACGTGCGGTGATCGACCCGGCGGCCGGGGCCGTACTGTCCTTCGGGCTCGCCGGGGCTGCTTCGCAACTGCTCGGAGACATGGCGCACCGGCTGATCCCGGTGACCGACCGGGAGGCGACCTCGCTGGTGAGGTCGACCCGCACGGCGCCGCTGCTGTTCGGCTGGCGCGGGTCGACACCGGTGGACACCCCGGCGCTGGAGGAACTGCTGCTGAGGGTGTCCCGGCTGGTCGACGACCATCCGGAAGTGGTCGCGGTCACGCTGGAACCGGTCGTCGTCGCGCCGCACGGCGCGAGTGTCCTGGGCGCCGCCGTACGGCTGGCTCCCCCGCCTGCCCGTGACGACCTCGGTCCGCGCACGCTGCCGGCCTACTGA
- a CDS encoding DUF5998 family protein — protein MDVMAKTSTTTQGLRAAIERSGYYPTLVAEAVEAAVGGEPVRSYLVHQETTFDQNEVRRHVTVLVLTGNRFIVSHTDEQAADSTSPTPYATTSTESVKLGRISSVVVSRVVANPEQYKPGTLPREVVLTIGWGAVNRIDLEPAACGDPNCDADHGYTGNSTADDLSLRVSEAGDGPETVRQALAFAQAISEATADLTR, from the coding sequence ATGGACGTCATGGCCAAGACCAGTACGACGACCCAGGGGCTGCGTGCGGCGATCGAGCGCAGCGGCTACTACCCCACCCTCGTGGCCGAGGCGGTGGAGGCCGCTGTGGGCGGCGAGCCCGTCCGGTCGTACCTGGTCCATCAGGAGACGACGTTCGACCAGAACGAGGTGCGTCGGCACGTCACCGTACTGGTCCTCACCGGCAACCGCTTCATCGTCAGCCACACCGACGAGCAGGCGGCCGACAGCACCTCCCCGACGCCGTACGCCACCACCTCCACGGAGTCCGTCAAGCTGGGCCGGATCTCGTCCGTCGTGGTCAGCCGTGTGGTCGCCAATCCGGAGCAGTACAAGCCGGGCACCCTGCCCCGCGAGGTCGTACTGACCATCGGCTGGGGCGCGGTCAACCGCATCGACCTGGAGCCCGCCGCGTGCGGTGACCCCAACTGCGATGCCGATCACGGATACACGGGCAATTCCACGGCGGATGACCTCAGCCTGCGCGTCTCCGAGGCCGGCGACGGACCGGAGACCGTGCGCCAGGCGCTCGCCTTCGCGCAGGCCATCTCGGAGGCGACCGCGGACCTCACACGCTGA
- a CDS encoding alkaline phosphatase family protein: MSQLSAWGHPEPLALNTAPLPEYGTGSLADLLPTLAAGMGVPGLTATIPELTATDRACVFLVDGLGWEQLRAHPDEAPFLNSLLGSSRGGTGRPLTAGYPATTATSLASVGTGLPPGVHGLPGYTVRNPATGELMNQLRWNPWTSPRPWQPYPTVFQLAHDAGVHAAQVSSPTFEHTPLTKIALSGGTFHGRLTGEDRMDVAAEQLAAGDRSLVYTYYAELDGAGHRYGIASDTWRGQLMYVDRLAQRLAEQLPPRSTLYVTADHGMVDIGFDEEQRIDFDTDWELRAGVALLGGEGRARHVYAVPGAESDVLTCWREVLGERFWVASRDEAIAAGWFGPHVDERVYARLGDVIAAACDDVLITASEREPKESALVGNHGSMTPAEQFVPLLEVRS, encoded by the coding sequence ATGTCCCAGCTCTCTGCCTGGGGCCACCCGGAACCGCTCGCCCTGAACACCGCCCCGCTGCCCGAGTACGGCACCGGCTCGCTCGCCGATCTGCTGCCCACCCTGGCCGCTGGCATGGGCGTCCCCGGCCTGACCGCCACGATCCCGGAACTGACCGCGACCGACCGGGCCTGTGTCTTCCTTGTCGACGGGCTCGGCTGGGAGCAACTGCGGGCCCACCCCGACGAGGCCCCCTTCCTGAACTCGCTGCTGGGCAGCTCACGCGGAGGCACTGGCCGCCCGCTCACCGCCGGCTACCCGGCGACCACCGCGACCTCGCTCGCCTCCGTCGGCACCGGGCTGCCACCGGGTGTCCACGGCCTGCCCGGGTACACCGTGCGCAACCCGGCCACGGGCGAGCTGATGAATCAGCTGCGCTGGAATCCATGGACCTCGCCGCGCCCCTGGCAGCCGTACCCCACGGTGTTCCAGCTGGCGCACGACGCCGGGGTGCACGCCGCCCAGGTGTCCTCGCCCACGTTCGAGCACACCCCGCTCACCAAGATCGCGCTCAGCGGCGGCACCTTCCACGGACGGCTCACCGGGGAGGACCGCATGGACGTCGCGGCCGAGCAACTGGCCGCCGGGGACCGCTCGCTGGTCTACACGTACTACGCCGAACTGGATGGCGCGGGCCACCGCTACGGCATCGCCTCCGACACCTGGCGCGGCCAGCTGATGTACGTCGACCGGCTCGCCCAGCGCCTTGCCGAGCAACTGCCGCCGCGCAGCACGCTCTATGTGACCGCGGACCACGGCATGGTCGACATCGGGTTCGACGAGGAGCAGCGCATTGACTTCGACACGGACTGGGAGCTGCGCGCCGGGGTCGCCCTGCTGGGTGGCGAGGGGCGGGCACGACATGTGTACGCGGTGCCCGGTGCCGAGAGTGACGTGCTGACCTGCTGGCGTGAGGTGCTCGGGGAGCGGTTCTGGGTGGCCTCACGGGACGAGGCCATCGCGGCAGGCTGGTTCGGGCCGCACGTCGACGAGCGGGTGTACGCCCGGCTCGGGGACGTGATCGCGGCTGCCTGCGACGACGTATTGATCACCGCCTCCGAGCGGGAACCCAAGGAGTCGGCGCTCGTCGGCAACCACGGTTCGATGACCCCTGCCGAGCAGTTCGTGCCGCTGCTCGAAGTACGCTCCTGA
- a CDS encoding thymidine kinase, with the protein MSELVFFSGTMDCGKSTLALQIEHNRSARGLIGMIFTRNDRAGQGKLSSRLGLVTDAVEVEDDQDLYAYLVEHLSQGRRADYVIADEAQFLGPGQIDQLARVVDDLGLDVYAFGITTDFRSKLFPGSQRLVELADRIEVLQVEALCWCGARATHNARTIGGEMVVEGAQVVVGDVNQSAGEVGYEVLCRRHHRRRMTAAAARAAALSPDVLPVSTT; encoded by the coding sequence ATGTCCGAGCTGGTGTTCTTCTCCGGAACGATGGACTGCGGGAAATCGACGCTGGCTCTGCAGATCGAGCACAACCGTTCCGCGCGGGGCCTCATCGGCATGATCTTCACCCGGAACGACCGTGCGGGGCAGGGCAAGCTGTCCTCCCGGCTCGGTCTGGTCACCGACGCGGTAGAGGTCGAGGACGACCAGGACCTGTACGCCTACCTCGTGGAACACCTGTCGCAGGGCCGCCGGGCCGACTATGTGATCGCGGACGAGGCGCAGTTCCTCGGACCCGGCCAGATCGACCAGCTTGCGCGCGTGGTGGACGACCTCGGGCTCGACGTCTACGCCTTCGGGATCACCACCGACTTCCGCTCCAAACTCTTTCCCGGTTCGCAGCGGCTGGTGGAGCTCGCCGACCGCATTGAGGTGCTCCAGGTGGAGGCGCTGTGTTGGTGCGGGGCCCGCGCCACGCACAACGCCCGCACGATAGGCGGCGAGATGGTGGTCGAGGGCGCCCAGGTGGTCGTCGGCGACGTCAACCAGTCCGCCGGCGAGGTCGGTTACGAGGTGCTGTGCCGCCGCCACCACCGGCGCCGGATGACCGCCGCGGCGGCCCGCGCGGCGGCCCTCTCCCCGGACGTCCTGCCCGTCTCGACCACCTGA
- a CDS encoding VOC family protein: MTEAREPAGPHARRAPGTPCWVSLMVHELAATEEFYGELFGWEFRPGPQQLGPYVRALLNGHDVAGMGQLPPDHRLSIAWTPYLASDDVDQTADTVRLCGGTVAVGPLDAAEAGRMAIASDPSGAVFGIWQGTALLGTAITGVPGTPAWNELLTFETESVAKFYQSVFGYETEPVVSADFDYVTLHLGGRAVAGLHGMGHALPRDRGSHWRTYFEVADADATLRQVAALGGRVLSPAHDSAHGRVATVSDPEGAEFSVIQNPH; the protein is encoded by the coding sequence ATGACCGAGGCACGGGAGCCGGCCGGTCCGCACGCACGGCGCGCGCCCGGCACGCCCTGTTGGGTGAGCCTGATGGTGCACGAACTGGCCGCCACCGAGGAGTTCTACGGTGAGCTGTTCGGTTGGGAGTTCCGGCCGGGGCCGCAACAGCTCGGCCCGTATGTGCGGGCGCTGCTCAACGGCCACGATGTGGCGGGCATGGGGCAACTACCCCCGGACCACAGGCTGTCGATCGCCTGGACTCCCTACCTCGCCTCGGACGACGTGGACCAGACGGCCGACACGGTGCGGTTGTGCGGAGGCACCGTGGCCGTGGGCCCACTGGACGCCGCCGAAGCCGGACGGATGGCGATCGCCTCCGATCCCTCCGGGGCGGTATTCGGGATCTGGCAGGGCACCGCACTTCTGGGTACGGCGATCACCGGTGTTCCCGGCACACCGGCCTGGAACGAGCTGCTCACCTTCGAGACCGAGAGCGTCGCCAAGTTCTACCAGAGCGTGTTCGGCTACGAGACCGAGCCGGTGGTGTCCGCTGACTTCGACTACGTCACCCTGCACCTCGGCGGCCGTGCGGTCGCGGGCCTCCACGGCATGGGCCACGCACTACCCCGCGACCGCGGCTCGCACTGGCGGACGTACTTCGAGGTCGCCGACGCCGACGCGACACTGCGACAGGTCGCGGCCCTCGGCGGCCGGGTCCTCAGCCCGGCCCACGACAGCGCGCACGGACGGGTCGCGACGGTGTCTGACCCCGAAGGGGCCGAGTTCTCGGTGATCCAGAACCCGCACTGA
- a CDS encoding sulfurtransferase — translation MTTIITSAELGEALSGATPPVLLDVRWQLSLAKATGAPAFDGRAAFAGGHIPGAVFVDLDGELAAPPGASGRHPLPDLARFGATMRRAGVSPVRPVVVYDDGQGWAAARAWWMLRWAGHPDVRVLDGGLSSWEGELTTKTPDPARGDFVPAPGAVRLLDADGAAALARTGVLLDARAGERYRGEVEPVDRVGGHIPGAVSAPTTENVGPDGRLLPAAELRDRFKALGISGDTEVGVYCGSGVSGAHEVLALAVAGIPAALYVGSWSEWSADPARPVAVGADPQ, via the coding sequence ATGACAACCATCATCACCTCAGCCGAACTCGGAGAAGCGCTGTCCGGGGCGACCCCGCCCGTGCTGCTGGACGTCCGGTGGCAGTTGAGCCTGGCGAAGGCGACGGGCGCGCCGGCATTCGACGGGCGGGCCGCATTCGCGGGAGGGCACATCCCTGGTGCGGTCTTCGTCGACCTGGACGGGGAACTGGCCGCCCCGCCGGGGGCGAGCGGCCGGCATCCGCTGCCGGACCTCGCTCGGTTCGGTGCCACGATGCGCCGCGCGGGCGTGTCACCCGTTCGGCCGGTAGTGGTGTACGACGACGGACAGGGCTGGGCGGCCGCGCGTGCGTGGTGGATGCTGCGCTGGGCAGGTCACCCGGACGTGCGTGTCCTTGACGGCGGGTTGTCCTCCTGGGAGGGCGAACTGACGACGAAGACACCCGACCCGGCCCGGGGGGACTTCGTGCCGGCGCCGGGCGCGGTTCGCCTGCTGGACGCGGACGGGGCCGCGGCCCTGGCCCGTACGGGGGTGTTGCTGGACGCGCGCGCGGGGGAGCGGTACCGCGGTGAGGTGGAGCCGGTCGACAGGGTCGGCGGGCACATTCCGGGTGCGGTGTCGGCGCCGACGACGGAGAACGTGGGCCCCGACGGCCGTTTGCTGCCCGCCGCGGAACTCCGGGACCGCTTCAAGGCCCTGGGCATCTCCGGGGACACAGAGGTGGGGGTCTACTGCGGTTCGGGCGTCTCCGGCGCCCACGAGGTGCTCGCGCTGGCCGTGGCGGGTATCCCGGCGGCCCTGTACGTCGGTTCGTGGTCCGAGTGGTCCGCGGACCCGGCCCGCCCCGTGGCGGTGGGGGCAGACCCGCAGTAG
- the sepH gene encoding septation protein SepH codes for MPELRVVAVSNDGTRLVLKAADSTEYTLPIDERLRAAVRGDRPRLGQIEIEVESHLRPRDIQARIRAGATAEEVAQLAGIPVDRVRRFEGPVLAERAFMAERARKTPVRRPGENSGPLLGEAVQERLLLRGAEKDTVQWDSWRRDDGTWEVLLVYRVAGEPHSAGWTYDPPRRLVQAVDDEARSLIGESDDLAVPEPSFPFVPRIARLPRERALDRGDRERPGLPAQPSESAEENTGERDSLTSLLEAVPSFRGDLVVPELPSEATAESTEEPAVEEPPAPAASAGSAYADVLMPRSVGSHRDRLVGATDRQAEADGVRPGRRAAVPSWDEIVFGTRRKKQE; via the coding sequence ATGCCCGAACTGCGTGTCGTGGCCGTCTCGAATGACGGCACACGGCTGGTGCTGAAGGCTGCCGACTCTACGGAGTACACGCTTCCGATCGACGAACGGCTGCGTGCCGCCGTGCGCGGTGATAGGCCTCGCCTCGGACAGATCGAGATCGAGGTCGAGAGCCATCTCCGACCCCGCGACATCCAGGCCCGTATACGCGCCGGTGCCACCGCGGAAGAGGTCGCCCAGCTCGCCGGCATCCCGGTCGACCGGGTACGCCGCTTCGAGGGCCCCGTGCTGGCCGAGCGTGCTTTCATGGCCGAGCGCGCCCGCAAGACACCGGTCCGCCGGCCGGGTGAGAACTCCGGCCCGCTGCTTGGTGAAGCCGTCCAGGAGCGGCTGCTGCTGCGTGGCGCCGAGAAGGACACCGTGCAGTGGGACTCCTGGCGCCGCGACGACGGCACCTGGGAGGTGCTCCTCGTCTACCGGGTCGCGGGCGAACCGCACTCGGCGGGCTGGACGTACGATCCGCCCCGACGGCTCGTACAGGCCGTGGACGACGAGGCACGCTCGCTGATCGGCGAGTCCGACGACCTCGCCGTGCCCGAGCCCAGTTTCCCGTTCGTCCCGCGCATCGCCCGGCTGCCGCGCGAGCGCGCCCTGGACCGGGGCGACCGGGAGCGGCCCGGCCTGCCCGCACAGCCGTCCGAATCCGCCGAGGAGAACACGGGCGAACGCGACTCGCTGACCAGCCTGCTGGAGGCCGTGCCGAGCTTCCGGGGCGACCTGGTGGTCCCAGAACTACCGTCGGAGGCCACGGCCGAGTCCACCGAGGAACCCGCCGTCGAGGAGCCCCCGGCACCCGCCGCCTCGGCCGGCTCGGCCTACGCGGACGTCCTCATGCCCCGCTCCGTCGGCAGCCACCGCGACCGCCTGGTCGGGGCCACCGACCGCCAGGCCGAGGCCGACGGGGTCCGCCCCGGCCGCCGCGCCGCCGTGCCGAGCTGGGACGAGATCGTGTTCGGCACGCGCCGCAAGAAGCAGGAGTAA
- a CDS encoding D-arabinono-1,4-lactone oxidase, which translates to MSSTASGKIGTWRNWGGNVAARPARQVTPASVEELAAAVRRAREDGLKVKAVGTGHSFTSIAATDGVLIRPQLLTGIRTIDRASMTVTVEAGTPLKRLNAALAREGLSLTNMGDIMEQTVSGATSTGTHGTGRESASIAAQIKALELVTADGSVLSCSDEENPEVFAAARIGLGALGIVTAITFAVEPLFLLTAREEPMPFDRVLAEFDQLWAENEHFEFYWFPHTGNTNTKRNNRSAGPERPVGRLAGWFEDEFLSNGVFQAAQWIGRAAPAAVPPIARISSKALSARTYTDIPYRVFTSPRRVRFVEMEYAVPRAALTETLRELRAMIDRSGLRISFPVEVRTAPADDITLSTASGRDSAYVAVHMYRGTPYQAYFSAAERIFTAHEGRPHWGKVHTRDAGYFNRTYPRFGEFTALRDRLDPERLFQNDYLRRVLGA; encoded by the coding sequence TTGAGCAGCACAGCGAGCGGGAAGATCGGAACCTGGCGCAACTGGGGCGGGAACGTGGCCGCCCGGCCCGCCCGGCAGGTGACACCGGCCTCGGTGGAGGAACTGGCCGCCGCAGTGCGCCGGGCCCGGGAGGACGGGCTCAAGGTGAAGGCGGTCGGGACGGGCCATTCCTTCACGTCGATCGCCGCCACCGACGGTGTGCTGATCCGCCCTCAGCTCCTGACCGGCATCCGCACCATCGACCGTGCGTCCATGACCGTCACCGTCGAGGCGGGCACCCCGCTCAAGAGGCTCAATGCAGCTCTGGCCCGCGAGGGCCTGTCGCTCACCAACATGGGCGACATCATGGAGCAGACCGTCTCCGGGGCCACCAGCACCGGCACCCACGGCACGGGCCGCGAGTCCGCTTCCATCGCTGCCCAGATCAAGGCACTCGAACTCGTCACGGCGGACGGCTCGGTGCTCAGTTGCTCCGACGAGGAGAACCCCGAGGTGTTCGCGGCCGCCCGAATAGGTCTCGGTGCCCTCGGCATCGTCACCGCGATCACCTTCGCCGTAGAGCCCCTGTTCCTGCTCACCGCGCGCGAGGAACCGATGCCGTTCGATCGGGTCCTCGCCGAGTTCGACCAACTGTGGGCCGAGAACGAACACTTCGAGTTCTACTGGTTCCCGCACACCGGCAACACCAACACCAAGCGCAACAACCGCAGCGCCGGCCCCGAGCGACCCGTGGGGCGGCTGGCCGGCTGGTTCGAGGACGAGTTCCTCTCCAACGGCGTCTTCCAGGCGGCCCAGTGGATCGGCCGCGCCGCGCCCGCAGCTGTCCCCCCGATCGCGCGGATCTCCAGCAAGGCCCTGTCCGCGCGGACGTACACGGACATCCCCTACAGGGTCTTCACCTCGCCGCGCCGGGTGCGCTTCGTGGAGATGGAGTACGCCGTTCCCCGCGCGGCCCTGACCGAGACCCTGCGTGAACTCAGGGCCATGATCGACCGCTCGGGTCTACGGATCAGCTTCCCGGTCGAGGTGCGCACCGCGCCAGCCGATGACATCACCCTCTCCACCGCTTCCGGCCGGGACAGCGCCTATGTCGCCGTGCACATGTACCGGGGCACGCCGTACCAGGCCTACTTCAGCGCGGCGGAGCGCATCTTCACCGCCCACGAAGGACGGCCGCACTGGGGCAAGGTGCACACGCGGGACGCCGGGTACTTCAACCGGACCTACCCGCGGTTCGGCGAGTTCACGGCGCTGCGGGACCGACTGGACCCGGAACGGCTGTTCCAGAACGACTACTTGCGGAGGGTGCTGGGGGCATAG
- a CDS encoding ferrochelatase, with product MPDALDATPYDALLLLSFGGPEGPDDVVPFLENVTRGRGIPKERLKEVGQHYFLFGGVSPINGQNRALLDALRKDFAEHGLDLPVYWGNRNWAPYLTDTLREMAADGRRRILVLATSAYASYSGCRQYRENLADALAVLEAEGVPLPRVDKLRHYFNHPGFVEPMIEGVLRSLADLPEEVRGGAHIAFTTHSIPISAADTSGPAEAHGEGGAYVAQHLDVARLIADAVRERTGVEHPWRLVYQSRSGAPHIPWLEPDICDHLTEQHAAGVPAVVMAPIGFVSDHMEVRYDLDTEAVAKAQELGLLVRRSATVGADPRFAAAVRELVQERAAAERGQEVAPCALGALGPSHHLCPVGCCPARAPHPAAAGADSPYA from the coding sequence ATGCCAGACGCGCTCGATGCCACTCCCTACGACGCCCTGCTCCTGCTCTCCTTCGGCGGCCCGGAAGGCCCGGATGACGTGGTCCCGTTCCTGGAGAACGTCACGCGCGGACGCGGCATCCCCAAGGAACGCCTGAAGGAAGTCGGGCAGCACTACTTCCTGTTCGGCGGGGTCAGCCCCATCAACGGTCAGAACCGTGCACTCCTGGACGCCCTGCGCAAGGACTTCGCCGAGCACGGACTGGACCTTCCGGTCTACTGGGGCAACCGCAACTGGGCGCCGTATTTGACGGACACCCTGCGTGAGATGGCCGCCGACGGCCGCCGCCGCATCCTGGTGCTCGCCACCAGCGCCTACGCCTCCTATTCGGGCTGCCGCCAGTACCGCGAGAACCTCGCCGACGCGCTGGCCGTCCTCGAAGCCGAGGGCGTCCCGCTGCCGAGGGTCGACAAGCTGCGCCACTACTTCAACCACCCCGGCTTCGTCGAGCCCATGATCGAGGGCGTGCTGCGTTCCCTCGCCGACCTTCCCGAGGAGGTCCGCGGCGGCGCCCACATCGCCTTCACCACCCACTCCATCCCGATCTCCGCGGCCGACACCTCCGGCCCCGCCGAGGCCCACGGGGAAGGCGGTGCCTACGTCGCGCAGCACTTGGACGTGGCCCGGCTGATCGCCGACGCCGTCCGCGAGCGGACCGGTGTCGAACACCCCTGGCGACTCGTTTACCAGTCCCGCTCCGGCGCCCCGCACATTCCATGGCTGGAGCCGGACATCTGCGACCACCTGACAGAGCAGCACGCGGCTGGCGTCCCGGCCGTCGTCATGGCCCCCATCGGCTTCGTCTCCGACCACATGGAGGTCCGCTACGACCTCGACACCGAGGCCGTGGCCAAGGCCCAGGAACTGGGACTGCTGGTGCGCCGCTCGGCCACCGTGGGTGCCGACCCCCGGTTCGCCGCAGCGGTCCGGGAGCTGGTCCAGGAGCGGGCCGCCGCGGAGCGCGGGCAGGAGGTCGCCCCCTGCGCCCTGGGCGCCCTCGGCCCGAGCCACCACCTGTGTCCGGTCGGCTGCTGTCCGGCCCGTGCCCCCCATCCGGCCGCCGCAGGCGCCGACAGTCCCTACGCGTGA